In Acidobacteriota bacterium, a genomic segment contains:
- a CDS encoding FKBP-type peptidyl-prolyl cis-trans isomerase, with protein sequence MKRRAIVAVGFILVVAACGGAGTATSTTVTETSTTSGEPVSTTQADETQVDQSQPDGLAAQAGDLVSVHYIGTLDDGTVFDESRPRGSTLDFTVGGGQMIAGFDAGVVGMEVGDTRTVGIAPEDAYGLKSDAAIFEISRDQADGDFEIGDQVVLGSGQSGVVVALTDTTITVDANPRLAGETLTFEIEMMAINRPAS encoded by the coding sequence GCAGAGCTATTGTCGCGGTTGGCTTTATCCTGGTTGTTGCGGCCTGCGGCGGTGCCGGGACCGCAACGTCCACAACCGTCACCGAGACATCTACTACGTCGGGAGAACCCGTGTCGACGACCCAAGCAGACGAAACCCAGGTCGACCAGTCTCAGCCGGACGGACTCGCCGCGCAGGCTGGTGACCTCGTGTCAGTGCACTACATAGGCACATTGGACGATGGCACGGTGTTCGACGAGTCTCGACCTCGCGGCTCGACACTCGACTTCACGGTCGGCGGTGGCCAGATGATTGCAGGATTCGATGCCGGGGTTGTTGGTATGGAGGTCGGAGACACAAGGACAGTAGGGATCGCTCCCGAGGACGCGTACGGTCTAAAAAGCGACGCAGCTATATTCGAGATCTCTCGCGACCAGGCCGACGGCGACTTCGAGATTGGGGATCAGGTCGTTCTCGGAAGCGGCCAGTCAGGTGTGGTGGTCGCTCTGACCGACACTACGATCACAGTCGACGCAAACCCACGTCTCGCAGGTGAGACATTGACTTTCGA